The following proteins come from a genomic window of Scylla paramamosain isolate STU-SP2022 unplaced genomic scaffold, ASM3559412v1 Contig92, whole genome shotgun sequence:
- the LOC135098923 gene encoding serine/threonine-protein kinase 36-like translates to MEEYKVLEAIGQGSFGRVFRGKCLLRGQIVALKFIPKRNKVERELKSLLQECEIQRGLAHPNIVRTIDSFETENEVVAISEYVPGQLFQLLESNGPLREERVQQIACNLVSAIYYLHSHRILHRDISPKTFCSHQLVKQNCDFGSSRKMCINTYVLTSVKGTPLYMALELIEEKPYDHNADLWSLGCILYEPLLGKPPFCTTCIVQLIKMVRSEPVIWPGGWSKDCSTFLHGLLEKDPSKRLTWPALLEHPWVQEGVVFVEHSLNIMPLTDPLTVSQHQLKQQQCKELVERAAGQSRVAGQSNIRKLSLYQKKFHHKDLNCQLCRLIEQWMMYLYLLHL, encoded by the coding sequence atggaggagtaCAAGGTGCTGGAGGCAATAGGACAAGGTTCATTTGGAAGAGTGTTCCGAGGAAAATGCCTCCTTAGGGGGCAAATTGTAGCTCTCAAGTTTATtccaaaaagaaataaagtagaaagagaattaaaaagTCTCCTGCAAGAATGTGAAATTCAAAGAGGTCTGGCACATCCAAATATTGTTCGTACAATTGACTCGTTTGAGACAGAAAATGAAGTTGTGGCTATTAGTGAGTATGTGCCTGGCCaactttttcaacttttagagTCCAATGGTCCattaagagaggaaagagttcAACAGATTGCTTGCAACTTAGTTTCAGCAATTTATTATTTGCATTCTCATAGAATTCTCCATAGAGACATAAGCCCCAAAACATTTTGCTCTCATCAACTAGTGAAGCAAAACTGTGACTTTGGATCCTCCAGAAAAATGTGCATCAATACCTATGTATTGACATCTGTTAAAGGCACTCCATTGTATATGGCACTTGAATTAATTGAGGAGAAACCTTATGATCACAATGCAGATTTGTGGTCCCTTGGGTGCATCCTTTATGAACCACTTCTTGGAAAGCCACCCTTTTGTACCACTTGTATAGTTCAGTTAATCAAAATGGTGAGAAGTGAACCAGTCATATGGCCGGGAGGATGGAGCAAGGATTGTTCCACTTTTTTACATGGACTCCTTGAGAAAGATCCAAGCAAAAGGCTCACATGGCCAGCTTTACTTGAGCATCCTTGGGTTCAGGAGGGAGTAGTGTTTGTTGAACATTCTCTGAATATAATGCCTCTCACTGATCCTTTGACAGTGTCTCAACACcagctaaaacaacaacaatgtaaaGAATTAGTAGAAAGAGCTGCTGGACAGTCAAGAGTGGCTGGCCAGTCTAACATTAGAAAGTTGTCTCTATATCAAAAGAAGTTTCACCACAAAGACTTGAATTGTCAACTTTGCAGGCTGATAGAGCAGTGGATGATGTATCTTTACCTCCTGCACCTGTAA